A window of Chitinophaga sp. MM2321 contains these coding sequences:
- a CDS encoding DUF4382 domain-containing protein: MKNALRKPGLISAVLFVLAVVGLYSCSKDQSASNQPIPANQQKVSLFLSDDPGFFDKVLLDIRKVEILVDTCGDTGNDDNWSDRDRCSWGEDDHDNDRQQKDTCQVWDSLSIAPGVYDLLTLRNGADTLLANGLIPKGSIKQIRITVGDNNSLVKDSITYPLKSVSGQTKIIVRVRHGEWDEVSADNLQLWLDFDVQRSIIKTWNGKFILRPYINVFTILKMGSLSGRVTPADAFPVISVFNSNNDTLYALPWRGGEYKVRGLKVGTWDVFVNASNGYKDTTITGVEVKRGKDTKLDDIRLHK; this comes from the coding sequence ATGAAAAACGCTCTCCGTAAGCCGGGGCTTATATCAGCGGTGCTTTTTGTACTTGCTGTAGTGGGATTGTATTCCTGTTCAAAGGATCAATCCGCTTCTAACCAGCCAATTCCGGCTAATCAACAAAAAGTAAGTCTTTTTCTATCAGATGATCCCGGATTTTTTGATAAGGTATTACTGGATATCCGGAAGGTAGAAATACTGGTGGACACCTGTGGAGACACGGGAAATGATGACAACTGGAGTGACCGTGATCGTTGTAGCTGGGGTGAAGATGATCATGATAATGACCGTCAACAAAAGGACACCTGCCAGGTATGGGATTCCCTGAGCATTGCTCCGGGTGTGTATGACCTGCTGACACTGCGTAATGGCGCGGATACGCTGTTAGCAAATGGACTGATTCCCAAAGGCAGTATTAAACAGATCCGTATTACAGTGGGCGACAATAATTCACTGGTAAAGGATTCCATTACTTACCCCCTGAAGTCTGTATCCGGACAAACAAAAATTATTGTGAGAGTACGTCACGGCGAATGGGATGAAGTATCTGCTGATAACCTGCAACTGTGGCTTGATTTCGACGTACAACGTTCTATCATCAAAACCTGGAACGGTAAATTTATTTTAAGACCTTACATCAATGTATTCACTATCCTGAAGATGGGTAGTCTGTCTGGTCGCGTTACACCCGCAGATGCCTTCCCTGTTATATCTGTATTTAACAGCAATAATGACACCCTTTATGCATTGCCCTGGAGAGGCGGTGAATATAAAGTACGCGGATTGAAGGTGGGTACCTGGGATGTGTTTGTAAATGCATCCAACGGCTACAAAGACACCACTATTACCGGCGTAGAAGTGAAAAGGGGTAAGGATACGAAGCTGGACGATATCAGATTACATAAATAG